In Oceaniferula flava, the DNA window TCTTTGTCACAGAGAGTGTGACCGGTCTGGACGTTCTTCAGTCCGACCAGGGCGACGATGTCACCGGCCTGTGCGCCGTCCAGCTCGATACGGTCGTCAGCGGACATCTCAACGATGCGGCCGACACGTTCGGTCTTGCCGGTGAAGGTGTTCAGCACGGTGGCACCTTTCTCAAGTTTTCCGGAGTAAATACGGGTGAAGGTCAGGGCGCCATACTGGTCATCCATGATCTTGAATGCGAGCGCACGGAGCGGGCCGTCCGGGGTGACGGTGGCGAACTCGCCGGTCTCGTTACCTTCGGGGTCAACCTCTGGCTGAGCGGGAACTTCGGTAGGGGAAGGGAGGTAGTCGACCACGGCGTCGAGCACCAGCTGCACACCTTTGTTTTTGAAAGCGGATCCACAGTAAGTTGGGAAGAAGGCCAGCTCGATGGTGCCCTTGCGGATGCACTTCTTGAGGTCTTCGATGCTTGGCTCGTTACCGTCGAGGTATTCCATCATCATCTCATCGTCCTGCTCCACGGCAGTTTCGATGAGTTCGGCACGGTATTTCTCCACGTCGTCGACCATGTCGGCTGGGACGTCTTGGATTTCGTAGTTCTCAGGCTGACCGGAGTCATCCCAGACCCAGGCTTTGCGGGTGAGAAGGTCAACCACGCCGGTCATGTTGTCCTCGATGCCGATTGGCAGGACCATGACGAGCGGCTTGGCTGCGAGCACGTTTTTGATTTGGTCGACTACGCGGTAGAAGCTGGCACCTGTGCGGTCGAGCTTGTTGACGAAGATAATACGGGCAACCTTGGATTCGTTTGCGTAGCGCCAGTTGGTCTCGGATTGAGGCTCAACACCACCAGATCCACAGAACACGCCGATACCACCGTCGAGAACTTTGAGCGAACGGTAAACTTCCACAGTGAAGTCAACGTGACCGGGAGTATCGATGACGTTGAAGCGGAACTTGTCTTTGGCCCACTGATTGCTGCTGCCACCCCAGAAGCAACTGACAGCGGCGGACTGAATAGTGATACCGCGCTCGGCTTCCTGCTCCATGAAATCGGTGGTAGCTTCACCATCGTGAACTTCGCCGATTTTGTGGGATTTACCTGTGAGCTTGAGGATGCGTTCCGTGGTCGTGGTTTTACCAGCGTCCACGTGGGCGAAAATACCGATGTTTCTGTAGAGAGAAAGGTCTGACATTGCTTTGTGTTCTTAGTTGTTTGGGTGGCATCCGAAATTTCGGCTGCTAAAAAGGTGGTGCCGAACGATCGTAACGGCGGCGTGTAACTAGCGGATTATGAACATTTGGCAACCTTAGATTGAAAAATATGGCATTTTTATGCTATTTTTTATGGACAAGGATGAGTTCTCCATCTACTTCGTCCCGCGCCGCGGCAACTACGCCGTGAGCGAGATTGAATGGCAGGGTAGCTCAGGGGTAGAGCAGAGGACTCATAAGCCTTTTGTCGGGAGTTCGAATCTCCCCCCTGCTACCAATCTCTCCCTCGCTTCTTTTAAATACGTGAGGAGGCCCTGACTCTGACCCGGCGATTATGCCGGACTTTTTGTTTCGGCTCTGGTAAGTGTCAGAGAGTCGGTGGTCACGCAAATGGCGCCGGTTTTTATTCGGCTTAACGACCGTTCTGATTGCTTTGGGTAAAAAATATCGAAAAAAATCCAAATACGTCTTGCCAGACGGGGTTTGATTTGTATATTCGCCGCCCCCCGAAGTGGCCTCGGGGTAAAAATAGGCCGCAAAACAACGAAGAAAGCTGCAGGAAAGCAGTTAAACTATCGGGTAGCTCCGGATAAGAGGCGGTTTTCGAGGTCACTTAATATACCTCGTGCCTCTTGGGCGCACCTCGGTGGTTTTTATGATTTCCCACCCGCTGGATTCACTTTCAGGATCGTTTAGCGATTCGACAAACCCAGCCGAATTTTCAAACAAAACAACTCAGACGATATCTCTCTGATACTTTAACCAAAACCAAAGCAGGAATATGCCTACCATCAACCAGCTCGTCCGCAAGGGACGCAAAACACCGGTGACCAAATCAAAGTCACGCGCACTGAACAACTGCCCGCAACGTCGTGGCGTTTGTCTTCAGGTTATGACCCGCACACCTAAGAAGCCTAACTCCGCTCTTCGTAAAGTGGCCAAGGTTCGCCTGACCAACGGCCAGGAAGTGATCGCCTACATCGGTGGTGAAGGTCACAACCTCCAGGAGCACTCCATCGTTCTGGTCCGTGGTGGCCGAGTGAAGGATTTGCCAGGTGTTCGTTACCACATCGTTCGTGGTGCCCTTGATACCCTGGGTGTCGATAAGCGTGGTCAGTCCCGCTCCAAATACGGAACTAAGCGTCCGAAGAAGTAATTTTTTCAACTTAACTTTAACTATATAATACCATGGCTCGCCGCAAAAGAGTTTACAATCGCCCTGAAACACGGGATCCCCGCTACGATAGTCCCGTAGTCGGAAAGCTGATCAGCAAGGTAATGCGTGACGGAAAGCGTTCTGTTTCCGAGCGTATCGTCTATTCTGCTATCGATAAGGCTAACGAAGGAACTGACACCATCGATCCGCTCGAGGTGGTCACCCGTGCCCTTGAAAATGCCAAGCCACGCGTAGAGGTGAAAAGCCGTCGTGTGGGTGGCGCTACTTACCAGGTGCCTCTGGAAGTGGACGCAGGTCGTTCCGAGTCCCTCGCAATGCGTTGGCTCGTGACCTTCGCTCGAAATAAGAAGGGCACACCAATGCACGTCGCTCTCGCTAACGAGATCAAAGACGCTGCCAACAACCAGGGCAATGCCGTTCGCAAACGCGACGACATGCACAAAATGGCCCAGGCAAACCGCGCATTCGCTCACTTCCGCTGGTAACAGTCAACCGTCAGCGGTTTTTTTACGCACCCATTCAACACCTCATCTGTCATGTCTGAGAATCCCAATCATCCCAAGCGCCCATATCCTCTGGAGCGTACGCGGAATATTGGGATTGCTGCGCACATTGACGCCGGTAAGACCACGCTCACCGAGCGTATTCTGTTCTACACCGGAATGATCCACCGGATCGGTGAGGTGCACGATGGTGCTACCGTGACGGACCACATGGAGCAGGAGCGCGAGCGGGGGATTACCATTACCTCCGCCGCTGTCACCTGTGAGTGGATCCAGAAGAAGAACGACGGTGTCTTTAAGCTCTTTGAAAACCAGAAAGAGCGCATTAACATCATCGATACTCCCGGTCACGTTGATTTCACCGCCGAGGTCGAGCGTTCGCTCCGTGTCCTCGATGGTGCGATTGTGGTCTTCTGCGGTGTGGCTGGAGTTCAGCCGCAGACAGAGACCGTTTGGCGCCAGGCCGACAAGTATCAGGTGCCTCGCATCGTCTTTGTCAATAAGATGGACCGCACCGGGGCCGACTTCGAAAGCGTCTTTGCCGACGTGAAGGCGAAGTTCGGTGTCAATGCTGTCCGTATCCTCATTCCGATCGGCTCCGAAGAAAATCTTCAGGGCCAGATCGATGTCGTCAACATGAAGGCCGTCATCTACAAGGATGACGACACCATGGGCTCCACCTTCGATATCAACGATCTCGAAGGTGATCTCCTCGCTGAAGCCGAATCGGCTCGTGAGGAACTCGTTTCCATCCTCTGCGACTGTGACGAGCAGCTCGGTGAGAAATTCCTCATGGAGGAAGAGATCACCTCAGCCGACATCAAAGCCGCCCTTCGCCGCGCTACCATCGCCAATGCGGTGGTTCCGGTTGCTGGCGGTTCCGCTTTTAAAAACAAGGGGGTTCAGTTCTTGGTCGACGCTGTTGTCGACTACCTGCCAAGCCCGCTCGACATTCCTGCTGCCGTTGGTCACGAACCTGGTGACGAAGAGGTGGAGGTGCTCGCCAAGACCGACGATAACGAACCGTTCTGTTCCCTCGCATTCAAGCTATGGGCAGACAAATATGTCGGTAAGCTCGTTTTCTTCCGCGTTTATTCTGGCACCGTCTCCAAAGGGGACATGGCCTACAATCCACGCACCCGCAAGAAGGAGCGCATCGGTCGTCTGATCAAAATGCACGCCGACAAGCACGAGGACATCGAGACCTGTTATGCGGGTGATATCGCCGCCATCGTCGGACTGAAAAGTGTCCAGACCGGCGACACCATCTGTGAGCAAAAGTTCGACATCATGCTCGAACCACCACTTTTCCCAGAGCCCGTCATTTCCATGGCTGTCGAACCCAAAACTGTGGTCGACCAGGAAAAGATGTCCATCGCTCTCGCTCGTCTTTCCGAGGAAGATCCTACCTTCTTGGTGAAGACCGACGAAGAAACCGGCCAAACCATCATCTCCGGCATGGGTGAGCTTCACCTCGAAGTCATCGTCGATCGGATGATGCGCGAGTTCAAAGTGGCTTGCGGTGTCGGTAAACCACAAATCGCCTACCGCGAAACCATCACCCAGCCACACGGCGGTGAAGGCAAGCTGGTCAAGCAGTCCGGCGGCAAAGGCCAATACGGCCACGTTGTGCTCGACGTCGCTCCCGGCGAAAAAGGCAAAGGTCTTACCATCGATAACCAAGTTGTCGGCGGTGCCATTCCTAAAGAATTTATGAATGCCGTCTTCTCCGGTGTTCGCGAAGCCATGACCAATGGCGTCATCGCTGGCTACCCAGTCGTCGATGTCCACGTCAACGTCACCGATGGCTCCTACCACGATGTCGACTCCAACGAGAACGCGTTCAAAATGGCAGCTATCTTCGCCATGAAAGACGCATTCCGCCAGGCCGGCCCCATCCTCCTTGAACCCGTCATGGACGTTGAGGTGGTCACTCCTGAAGAATATCAGGGCGACATCATGGGCGATCTCAACCGTCGCCGCGGTCAGATCCAGGAGATCGAAAACAAACCTTTGCATGCTGTGCTTAAGTGCAACGTGCCTCTCGCAGAGATGTTCGGCTACTCCACCGCCGTTCGCACTCTTTCCAGTGGTCGCGCCGACTACACCATGAAACCAGCCAGCTTTGAGCAAGTCCCACAAAACGTTGTGGATGAGCTCACCAACGACTACGCATACGCCAGTTAATTTAAACCAACCTACCTCTGTAACTCTAACAAACATCCGCCATGCAACAGCAGAAAATCAGAATCCGCCTCCGTGCTTACGATCACCGCGCTATCGATAAATCCGCTCTGGAAATCGTCGAGACCGCTAAACGCACAGGAGCCAAAGTCGCCGGTCCTATCCCATTGCCTACCCGCATTGAGAAGTTCAGCGTTAACCGTTCGGTCAACCAAGACAAAAAGTCAGCCGAGCAGTTCGAAATCCGTACTCACAAGCGTATGCTGGACATCGTTGATCCAACTGCACGCACCGTGGACGAGCTCAAGAAGCTCAACCTTCCTGCTGGTGTAGACATCGCCATCCGCATCTGACCTGTCACCGCGGAATCCATTACGAATCACAAATTATAATTACTAATCCCAAAATACCATGGCACTAGGACTACTAGGAAAAAAAGTCGGTATGACTCGCATCTTCGATGCCGAGGCTGGCACATCCATCCCTGTCACCGTCATCGACGTAGCTGGCAATGAATTTCTCCAAGTCAAAACTACCGAGACAGACGGCTACTCCGCTGTTCAAGTTGGTTATGACGATCAAAAAGAGTTCCGTCTGAATCTCCCTCAGCGCGGACACTTCGGCAAACACAGCGTCGCTGCTAAGAAGCTCGTCAAAGAGTTCCGTTTCGACAGCGATGCCGACATCCCTAACACCGAGGAAGCCCACCCAGGCGCCGAGCTCTTTGAAGCTGGCCAGTGGGTTGACGTTCTCGGAACCACCAAGGGTAAAGGTTTCCAGGGTGTAGTGAAGCGTTACAACTTCGCCGGACAGCCTGACTCACACGGTCACATGATGCACCGTCGTCCTGGTGGCGTGGGTGCAGGCACATGGCCTGGTCGTATCTGGAAGAACAAGAAGATGCCCGGTCGTCACGGTGTCTACAACCGCACTGTCCAGAATCTCAAAGTCGTTCAGGTCCGTCCCGAAGACAACATCGTTCTCGTCTCAGGTGCCGTTCCCGGTCACAAAGGCGCTTACGTCACCATCCGTCCAGCCGTTAAGAAAACAGCGAAGTAGAGTCCATCTACTCACACTAACCATTATCTACTGAGAAAATGTCTAAAACACTCTCTATCAAAGATGCGCAAGCAGCAAACATCAATGTGATCGAAGGTCACAAGGGTGACCAGGCTGTGCACGATCTCATCACCGCTTACCGCGCTAATCGCCGCAGCGGCACCGCTTGCACCAAGACCCGTGGTGAAGTCAAGGGCTCCAACAAGAAGCTCTGGAAACAAAAAGGCACCGGCCGCGCCCGTGCTGGCACCACCAAAAACCCAGTTTGGCGTGGTGGTGGTATCGTTTTCGGTCCCCGTCCTCGCGACTACTCCAAAACCGTCAACAAGAACGTCCGTCGCCTCGCTCTGCGCAAGGTCCTCGGTGACTTGATCGCTGCTGAAAACGTGATCTCTGTCGATAGCTTCTCCATCGCTGACGGCAAAACCAAGTCCTTCGTTGCTGCTGTCAAAGGTTACTCCGAAGCCCGTAACGTGGTTGTTGTCGCTGAAAAGTTCGACGACAAAACCTACCTCGCCGGTCGCAACGTGCCAAACGTTCTGCTGATCACCGCATCTGAGATGAACATCGAGCAGCTTCTGCGTGCCGATACCGTCATCATCGTTGAAGACGCATACGAAACCCTTGCTCGCCGCACCGCTTAATCGCCTCCGGCCTCACATCTAACTAATTTTCATCACCATGAAAGATATCTACCAGGTCATCGACACCGTTCTCATCAGCGAAAAAGCGACCCTTCTTCAGGAGGAGAACAACGAATACGTGTTCAAAGTCGACCGCAACGCCAACAAACTTGAAATCAAGCGTGCTATCGAGCAGCTCTTCGGCAAAAAAGTCGAGACTGTCCGCACCATGAACTGCAGTGGCAAGAAAAAGCGCGAGCGTCGTTCCGATGCTGGCCGCACCGCCAACTGGAAAAAAGCCATCGTCCGTCTGAAAGAGGGCGAGACACTTGATCTCGTCTAATCCCGTCAGACCGACACCTCAATTTCACAACGCTGAAAAACGATAACATCGAACCCAATAGCGAACCATGCCTCTGAAAAAATTCAAACCAGTGACACCTTCGAACCGCTACAAAGAGTGGCCAAGTTACGAAGAGATCACCAAAACAACCCCTGAAAAGAGCCTTACGCGTCCCCTCAAAAAGAGCGGTGGCCGTAACAACCAGGGCCGTATCACCTGTCGCCACAAAGGTGGTGGTCACAAACGCAAATACCGTCTCGTTGACTTCAAACGCAACAAGCAAGACGTGCCAGCAACCGTGATCAGCATCGAGTATGATCCCAACCGCACATGCCGCATTGCCCTCATTCAATACGAGGACGGTGTGAAAAGCTACATCCTCGCCCCTGTCGGCCTGGAAGTGGGTGCAACCGTGATCTCCAGCA includes these proteins:
- the fusA gene encoding elongation factor G: MSDLSLYRNIGIFAHVDAGKTTTTERILKLTGKSHKIGEVHDGEATTDFMEQEAERGITIQSAAVSCFWGGSSNQWAKDKFRFNVIDTPGHVDFTVEVYRSLKVLDGGIGVFCGSGGVEPQSETNWRYANESKVARIIFVNKLDRTGASFYRVVDQIKNVLAAKPLVMVLPIGIEDNMTGVVDLLTRKAWVWDDSGQPENYEIQDVPADMVDDVEKYRAELIETAVEQDDEMMMEYLDGNEPSIEDLKKCIRKGTIELAFFPTYCGSAFKNKGVQLVLDAVVDYLPSPTEVPAQPEVDPEGNETGEFATVTPDGPLRALAFKIMDDQYGALTFTRIYSGKLEKGATVLNTFTGKTERVGRIVEMSADDRIELDGAQAGDIVALVGLKNVQTGHTLCDKDHPATLEPMVFPDPVISIAVAAKDKANAEKLGTAIGKMVKEDPTFIVETDQDSGETILKGMGELHLDIKVDILKRTHKVEVEVGKPQVAYRETITKRIEDSYTHKKQSGGSGQYGKIDYIIEPLDPEEGVDFEFESKVVGGNVPKEFWPAIEKGFKMSKDKGVLAGFPCLNFKVTLVDGAQHAVDSSAIAFEIAAKAAYRQSIPKAGPTLLEPIMKLDVFTPEDNVGDVIGDLNRRRGMIKEQDRTPTGIRVKADAPLSDMFGYIGDLRTMTSGRGQFSMEFSHYAACPKNVADEVIAEVKKREEEKNK
- the rpsL gene encoding 30S ribosomal protein S12 — protein: MPTINQLVRKGRKTPVTKSKSRALNNCPQRRGVCLQVMTRTPKKPNSALRKVAKVRLTNGQEVIAYIGGEGHNLQEHSIVLVRGGRVKDLPGVRYHIVRGALDTLGVDKRGQSRSKYGTKRPKK
- the rpsG gene encoding 30S ribosomal protein S7 translates to MARRKRVYNRPETRDPRYDSPVVGKLISKVMRDGKRSVSERIVYSAIDKANEGTDTIDPLEVVTRALENAKPRVEVKSRRVGGATYQVPLEVDAGRSESLAMRWLVTFARNKKGTPMHVALANEIKDAANNQGNAVRKRDDMHKMAQANRAFAHFRW
- the fusA gene encoding elongation factor G produces the protein MSENPNHPKRPYPLERTRNIGIAAHIDAGKTTLTERILFYTGMIHRIGEVHDGATVTDHMEQERERGITITSAAVTCEWIQKKNDGVFKLFENQKERINIIDTPGHVDFTAEVERSLRVLDGAIVVFCGVAGVQPQTETVWRQADKYQVPRIVFVNKMDRTGADFESVFADVKAKFGVNAVRILIPIGSEENLQGQIDVVNMKAVIYKDDDTMGSTFDINDLEGDLLAEAESAREELVSILCDCDEQLGEKFLMEEEITSADIKAALRRATIANAVVPVAGGSAFKNKGVQFLVDAVVDYLPSPLDIPAAVGHEPGDEEVEVLAKTDDNEPFCSLAFKLWADKYVGKLVFFRVYSGTVSKGDMAYNPRTRKKERIGRLIKMHADKHEDIETCYAGDIAAIVGLKSVQTGDTICEQKFDIMLEPPLFPEPVISMAVEPKTVVDQEKMSIALARLSEEDPTFLVKTDEETGQTIISGMGELHLEVIVDRMMREFKVACGVGKPQIAYRETITQPHGGEGKLVKQSGGKGQYGHVVLDVAPGEKGKGLTIDNQVVGGAIPKEFMNAVFSGVREAMTNGVIAGYPVVDVHVNVTDGSYHDVDSNENAFKMAAIFAMKDAFRQAGPILLEPVMDVEVVTPEEYQGDIMGDLNRRRGQIQEIENKPLHAVLKCNVPLAEMFGYSTAVRTLSSGRADYTMKPASFEQVPQNVVDELTNDYAYAS
- the rpsJ gene encoding 30S ribosomal protein S10 — protein: MQQQKIRIRLRAYDHRAIDKSALEIVETAKRTGAKVAGPIPLPTRIEKFSVNRSVNQDKKSAEQFEIRTHKRMLDIVDPTARTVDELKKLNLPAGVDIAIRI
- the rplC gene encoding 50S ribosomal protein L3 encodes the protein MALGLLGKKVGMTRIFDAEAGTSIPVTVIDVAGNEFLQVKTTETDGYSAVQVGYDDQKEFRLNLPQRGHFGKHSVAAKKLVKEFRFDSDADIPNTEEAHPGAELFEAGQWVDVLGTTKGKGFQGVVKRYNFAGQPDSHGHMMHRRPGGVGAGTWPGRIWKNKKMPGRHGVYNRTVQNLKVVQVRPEDNIVLVSGAVPGHKGAYVTIRPAVKKTAK
- the rplD gene encoding 50S ribosomal protein L4 encodes the protein MSKTLSIKDAQAANINVIEGHKGDQAVHDLITAYRANRRSGTACTKTRGEVKGSNKKLWKQKGTGRARAGTTKNPVWRGGGIVFGPRPRDYSKTVNKNVRRLALRKVLGDLIAAENVISVDSFSIADGKTKSFVAAVKGYSEARNVVVVAEKFDDKTYLAGRNVPNVLLITASEMNIEQLLRADTVIIVEDAYETLARRTA
- the rplW gene encoding 50S ribosomal protein L23; the protein is MKDIYQVIDTVLISEKATLLQEENNEYVFKVDRNANKLEIKRAIEQLFGKKVETVRTMNCSGKKKRERRSDAGRTANWKKAIVRLKEGETLDLV